A window of Polyodon spathula isolate WHYD16114869_AA chromosome 22, ASM1765450v1, whole genome shotgun sequence contains these coding sequences:
- the LOC121297472 gene encoding uncharacterized protein C22orf15-like isoform X1: MFITVKFGEDQKEIFNPNCRIINFIHSLKERCNCMEEVCIDLLDESGALVNLSERENSPDFASSFLKERHRYILLKVIRGDGGEGNKYESLLLNLGKCHPDLADVLQKLSNPQRDRERKNCVSRKGRQHKDPPSTHPHTKNKTPSTSKKNSNINHRT; this comes from the exons ATGTTTATCACAGTGAAGTTTGGGG AAGACCAAAAGGAGATATTTAATCCGAACTGTAGAATCATTAACTTCATCCACTCATTGAAAGAGAGATGTAACTGTATGGAAGAAG TTTGTATCGACCTGCTGGATGAATCGGGAGCCCTCGTGAATTTGAGCGAACGTGAAAACTCGCCTGACTTTGccagcagcttcctgaaggaaaGGCACAGGTACATCCTGCTCAAAGTCATCA gagGAGATGGCGGTGAAGGGAACAAATATGAATCTCTTTTACTGAACCTAGGAAAATGCCACCCCGATTTAGCAG ATGTCCTACAGAAGCTGTCGAACCCCCAGAGAGACCGGGAGAGGAAGAACTGTGTCTCGAGGAAAGGCCGTCAGCACAAAGACCCTCCGTCCACCCACCCCCACACTAAGAATAAAACCCCTTCCACCAGCAAGAAGAATTCCAATATCAACCACAGAACCTAA
- the LOC121297472 gene encoding uncharacterized protein C22orf15-like isoform X2 produces the protein MFITVKFGVCIDLLDESGALVNLSERENSPDFASSFLKERHRYILLKVIRGDGGEGNKYESLLLNLGKCHPDLADVLQKLSNPQRDRERKNCVSRKGRQHKDPPSTHPHTKNKTPSTSKKNSNINHRT, from the exons ATGTTTATCACAGTGAAGTTTGGGG TTTGTATCGACCTGCTGGATGAATCGGGAGCCCTCGTGAATTTGAGCGAACGTGAAAACTCGCCTGACTTTGccagcagcttcctgaaggaaaGGCACAGGTACATCCTGCTCAAAGTCATCA gagGAGATGGCGGTGAAGGGAACAAATATGAATCTCTTTTACTGAACCTAGGAAAATGCCACCCCGATTTAGCAG ATGTCCTACAGAAGCTGTCGAACCCCCAGAGAGACCGGGAGAGGAAGAACTGTGTCTCGAGGAAAGGCCGTCAGCACAAAGACCCTCCGTCCACCCACCCCCACACTAAGAATAAAACCCCTTCCACCAGCAAGAAGAATTCCAATATCAACCACAGAACCTAA